The nucleotide window AGAAATCAAAAAAATCATAAATTTAACCAAAGAATTGATGTTTCCTGGGTATTTTACTAAACAAAATGTTTCAGAATTCGGTTCAAAGTATAAGACGTATTTGATTGTAAAAAAACTTCACAAAAAACTTAAGACTCAGATATCCTATGCATTACTTTACTTAGCCGATGAAGAAAAAAACAAAATGATTAAAAGAAAATCTTGTGAACTTTGTACTCGATTCATGGAAAAAATACCTTCCGTTCGAGAGTTACTACATTTAGACATTGAAGCACACTTTCAAGGCGATCCTGCCGCAATAAATCGTGATCAAATCATTGTTTCTTATCCAGGATTTTATGCCATTCTCATTTACAGAATCGCTCATGCACTATTAGAATTAAATGTCCCAATTATCCCAAGAATGATGACAGAATTCGCTCATAGGGAAACAGGGATTGATATTAATCCAGGTGCAATCATTGGCGCATATTTTTTTATAGATCATGGAACTGGTGTTGTCATAGGCGAAACTACAATTATTGGAGAACACGTCAAAATTTATCAAGGAGTTACTCTTGGGGCCATGTCTACAAGAGGTGGGCAACATTTAAAAGGGACTAAAAGACATCCAACCATAGGTGATAACGTAACAATTTATTCAGGAGCCTCCATTTTGGGAGGAGAAACAATGATTGGTTCTAATTCAACCATTGGAAGTAATGTCTTTATTACAGGAAGTCTTCCTCAAGATAGTAAAGTATCAATTAAAATTCCGGATCTTGTTGTAAAAGAATCCAAATTAAAAGGAGTTTAAAAAATGAAAATTTATAATAACATTATCGAGACAATTGGAAATACTCCACTTGTTCGGCTAAATAGAGTGAAAGAAAAATATAACTTAGAAGCAAATTTATATGCTAAAGTCGAATTTTTTAATCCTGGAAGTTCCGTTAAAGACAGAATTGCTAAAGCTATGATTGAAGATGCGGAAGAAAAAGGTTTGATTTCAAAAGGAACAATTATCATTGAGCCTACAAGTGGAAACACTGGCATTGGTCTTGCAATGGTAGGAGCAGCAAAAGGATACGAAGTGATTTTAGTTATGCCTGATTCATTGTCTGTTGAAAGAAGAAAAATAATGACTGCATTTGGTGCAAAACTTATTCTAACTGAAGGCTCAAAAGGTATGAAAGAATCCATAAGAGTAGCTAAAAATTTGCAAAGTTTTACTCCGAATAGTTATATGCCTTATCAATTTGAAAATATGGAAAATCCTAAAGCGCATTATAAGACTACAGGAAAAGAAATCTATGAAGCTTTGGAAGGAAAAATAGACATATTTATTGCAGGAATTGGAACAGGAGGAACAATTAGCGGAGTAGGAACATATTTAAAAGAAAAAGATCCTAGTATCAAAGTAATAGGAATAGAACCATATAGTTCTCAAACCTTAACAAAAGGAGAAGCTTTTCCTCATAAAATTCAAGGAATAGGAGCAGGATTTGTTCCAAAAACATTAGACACTCACATATACGATGAAATTATGACAGTTTCGAATGAAGATGCTTATGAATATACAAAAGTTTCTAGTAAAATAGAAGGAATTTTTGTTGGAATATCCAGTGGAGCTGCATTAGCTATTGGTATAGAAGTAGCTTTAAAGAAAGAAAATAAAGATAAAAACATCGTAATTGTATTTCCTGACACAGGAGAACGATATTTATCTTCAACCGTATTTAATGATTAAATCACATGAAAATGTGTTTTTTTTATGCAAAGAAATATGAAAACGCTTTCTATAAAAATAATTAGCACTCAATACTTGACAGTGCTGATAATACTTGATATAATATAGTTGGCAGTCAAGGGTATTGAGTGCTAAAAATATTAAATTAGGAGGATTTAAAATGAATAATATTATTAGAAGAAGAAACAATGATTTATCTGTATTTGATGACTTATTTGGAGATTTTTTCACAAGACCAATCTTTAAAGAAAATGTAAGCTGCATGAAAACGGATATTGTAGAAGTAGATACTGGATATGAGCTTGATGTCGATGTTCCAGGATTTGGAAAAGAAGACATTAAAATCAGTTTGGATAATGGCTATTTAACCGTCGAAGCCAAACGAGAAGAAAACAAAGAAGAAAAAGATAACCATTATATTAGAAGAGAAAGATTTTTAGGTAGTTCTGCTAGAACATTTTATGTTGGAGAAGACATTGCAGAAAAAGATATTAAAGCAGAATACGACAAAGGAATCTTAAAATTGTTTGTACCTAAGCAAGGAACAAACGTAAAAGAAAAGAAATACATTTCAATTGAATAAAAAGTTTTAAAAGAAAACTCTCAGTTTTGAGAGTTTTTTTGATTCTATTTCATATTGACAGCAATCTATATTCTGTTTATAATACAGTATAGGATGTGATCATATGGAAAATTTTGATTTTGTAAATCAATTTAAAGCATTAAGTGACCCAACAAGACTTAAAATATTTTCTCTTTTGAAAGGAAAAACGCTTTGTGCCTGTCAATTACTTGAAGATTTATCAATTACTCAGCCAACTTTATCGCATCATATGAAGGTGCTTCAACAATCAAATATTGTGATTTCACATAAAAACGGCACTTGGAATCATTACCAAATTAATAAAGATACTTTAGTAAAACTTGAACATCTATTTTCTGAATATTCACAAATTGAAATTTCTGAAGTCTTTCAAAACCCATGTAAAAAAGATTAACAAATCATACAATAAAAAATAACGTTAGTACATATTACATGTATTGACGTTATTTTCTTGTGGATTTCATTATTTTGTTTCATCAAATATGATATAATTGAACGTAAGTATAACGATTGTTTTCTCTTAAAAGTTATAAATAAATTTGAAGAATTAATAGAGGGTAATATGAAAAAGGATTATTGGATTTCAATACTTGTTTTATTTGGTACAATATTTATGGTTTATATCGTAACAAGAGACTTCTTTTTGCAGTTTGCAAGTAATAACAAATTACTAAGTGGATTCATAAAGTTTTTCTTTTTAGCATCACTTGGTGATTTTATTGGTTTAAGAATAAAATCAAAAAAATGGATGATGCCTTCCTATATGTTAGTTAAAGCATTGGTTTGGGGCTTAATTGGAGTCTTGATCGTATGGATGTTTGTTCTATATCCTGCTGGAGTTGAAGCTCTTCAAAACGCCAATTTGTTGCCTTTTAAAGATAATGCATTCTTTTTTTCCTTATTCACTTCCATTTTAATGAATTTAACTTTCGCTCCTGTTATGATGACATTTCACAGAATATCTGATACTTTTTTAAATTTAAAGAAACAAAACAAAAATGCATCTTTTGGTGATACCATCGATAAAATTAATTGGAGGCAGTTTATCAATTTTACTTTTTGTAAAACGATACCTTTGTTTTGGATTCCAGCTCATACCATTACGTTTCTGCTTCCGGAAGAATATCGAATCATTTTCGCTGCGATTCTAGGTATCGTACTTGGCTTATTGCTAAGTTTGTTTACAAATAAAAAGAAAGAAGTCATTTTAAAATAAGATTTTTTTGGAAAAAAATGATGTATAAAATAGAATCGAGGTGAAATGGATGAAAGAATTTGTAAGAGAAATTAGCGTTTTTGACAAGAATACTATTGTGTTTTCTCCTAATCAATTGAAGAATAAAATTCTCCAATTCATAAGTGAAACTCAACAATTATATCCATTTAAATTTCACTCTCTTTTTGAATCTTCACTTTCACTTAAATCAGATTATTTGTTGTTCATGAAGAAACATTTTTCTTTAGATCCAAATTATTCAAGTAAATGTGTATTTATCTTTGATTATTTAGATGTATCCAAAGAGTATGATTCTCAAAAAATTAATTATATAAATTCCATTTTTAAAGAATTAATTAAGAACGATATGATTCAATTCAATTCTTTTCAAAATTTTGAGCAGAAACAAATACTTTTTTTAAATAATTGTAAAGTGCCTTTTTATTTGAAGAAATGGAGCCCTGTTGTTACTTATTTAGGAACAATCAATAAAAATGAAATTATTCTTTATGAGTGTCAATCCATTTTGGATTCTCAATTTGCTGTATTTAAAAAGGTAACTGATTTATTAAGTAAAGGTATCATGCCAAATGATATTTATCTTTTAAATTCAACAAAAGAAGATAGATATCAATTAGCAAAGCTTTTAAAAGAAGCAAACATTCCATTTTATAGTCACTATAAAATGGCTTTAAACCAATTTCCAATTACTATATCATTTGTAAATAAACTAAAAAAAGCCTCGCTAGATGAAGCTATTTATTTGTTAACTGATTTGATAGTAAATTGTTCTAGTTTTGAAAAAAGGATTATCAAAAAGATTTTTGATATTATAAATAAGTATGAAAAAAATGAAATAGAGTCTGAAATTGATATTTTAATTTTTGAAATCTCAAACGCGTCCATTCAAGAACCTTTTATACAGGGAGCCATTCATTTTCAAGATCTTTCAGAGATAAATTGCGATGATATCCAAAATTACCTAATTTTAAATTATCAAGATCAATCATTACCTCTTGTTCACAAAGACAATGATTTTCTGTTGGATGAAGAAAAAAAAGAACTGAACATGTATACTTCCTTTCAAGAAAACGAATTAGACAAGACTCATACCGAAAATCTAATTAATCGAATGAAAAATGTAACATTTTTCTACTCTACAACAGAAAACAATTTAAATCGAAGAGTAGCAGAATTATCTTTGTCTCATCCTTTAATAACAATGAAATTTGAAATTAAATTAACTTCAGTGGAATATACAAATAACTTCTATTTATTACACTACGCAAAACAAAGATACCAAAAGGTAAAGTATAGCGTAGAATATGAAGATTTTAATCGTTTGGAGTACGAATTTGCAAGTCAATATAGAATGTATAACCCTCAATTTCGCCAAATTAATACCAAACTATTATCCTCACTTTTAAACAATAAAGTATATCTTTCCGCAACAAGTCTTCAAACATATTACGAATGTTCTTTTCATTTTTTATTGGATTATCTGTTGAAAATAAAAAATTATGATAAAAATATCAATTTGTATTTTGGAAATTTAACGCATAAATTTTTAGAATTATGGTTTAACGATAAAGCATATGAATTAAGTGAAATAGAGAATAATTTAATGTCTGAATTTCCAGAGGAAATGAATTATAAATATTCTCTATTTCTAGAGATTATACAAAATGAACTTAAGTTGATTAGAATGCACCTAATTAACCAAAAAAAACATACAACGTTTCTTGATTTTGCCTTTGAAAAGGAATATAGATATTTTTTTGAAAACGATCCTCGTTTTATTATTTTAGGGAAAATTGATAAAATAATGATTCATGAAATAGATAACCAAGTAGAAGTTGTAGTTATCGATTATAAAACTGGAAATAAATCGTTTGTTTTATCGGATTTTGAAAAAGGTATTGAACCTCAACTACCTTTCTATTTTCATTTGCTTTCCTCTTGCAAGCAATTTGATAAAATGAAGCCAGTTGGGTTTTATTATCAAAAAGTGAACATTGGTCGTTATTACAAACTTAAAAATCACGATCCAATTAAAAAAACTCTGAAAATGAATGGAATAACATTAACGGATAAAGCAAGCGTTGATTCTTTTGATAGTGATGATAACATTATGGGAGTAACTTATAATAAAAACGGAGAATTTACAAAGAATAATCGGTTAAAAAATTCAACAGAATTTGAACAAATTCTATCTCAAATGAATCAACAATTGCTAGAGGCTATTTCTTCCATTCAAAATGGCAAGTTCCAAATAAATCCTTTGCCAGTTGAAAAAAGTCAACATGAATCGAAGAGTTGTGAGTACTGCCCTCATAAAGGCATTTGTTATACAAACACAAAAACTTATAGCTTTGAAGAACAAGAGTCCACTGATGAAGGGGATGAGTTCGAATGAAATTTACAGAAAATCAATTAAATGCAATTAACACTGATAATCAAAATATATTAGTCAGTGCTGGAGCTGGATCAGGAAAAACATCTGTTCTCACTAATCGAGTTTTACGAAAATTAAATGATGGTATATCGATTGACAGGCTCATTATATTAACCTTTACAAATGCTGCTGCAGATGAAATGAAAGATAGAATTAAAAAAACGATTCTTTTAAATCCCAAACTACACAATGAAATGAAACGTCTAGATAATGCAATTATCTCAACTTTTGATGCGTTTTGCTTAAGGCTTGTAAAAACATATCATTATCGATTGAACCTACCTGGTACTATTCAAATAAGCGATCATGTTATATTAGAAAAGGCAAAAAGATTTTGTTTAGATGAGACGTTAAAAAAATATTACGGTGAAAAAACTCCTTTATTTAAAAATCTGATTTCTCGTCTTTTTGATAAAGGTGACGAACTTCTTCAAACAACGATATTATCTTTTGCTTCTGGAATTGAAATGATTCCGGATATGTTTGATTTTCTTTCATCTTATGAAACAAATTATTTATCAAATGAATCAATTGAAAAGGCTTTAACCGATTTTGAAAAAATGATTTTTTCAGATATTGCAGAAATGAACCCCTTTTTGGATGAATTAATTCAAGATTTCAAAATATATAATGATGACAAAATCAATCAATATCTTTTAGAAATGTCTTCTAATTATCAAAGGCTATTTAAATCTATTGATTTAGACGAAATCATCCAATTATTACAAAATTTTAATCATCCAAGAATCCCAAGATTTCACAAGGAATTTGATGAGAATATTACAGATTCTTTAAAACAAAAAAATAGTGATAT belongs to Bacillota bacterium and includes:
- a CDS encoding serine O-acetyltransferase produces the protein MLKNINIRDLILESYQTTPIKKDHCSCRLPSNKEIKKIINLTKELMFPGYFTKQNVSEFGSKYKTYLIVKKLHKKLKTQISYALLYLADEEKNKMIKRKSCELCTRFMEKIPSVRELLHLDIEAHFQGDPAAINRDQIIVSYPGFYAILIYRIAHALLELNVPIIPRMMTEFAHRETGIDINPGAIIGAYFFIDHGTGVVIGETTIIGEHVKIYQGVTLGAMSTRGGQHLKGTKRHPTIGDNVTIYSGASILGGETMIGSNSTIGSNVFITGSLPQDSKVSIKIPDLVVKESKLKGV
- the cysK gene encoding cysteine synthase A produces the protein MKIYNNIIETIGNTPLVRLNRVKEKYNLEANLYAKVEFFNPGSSVKDRIAKAMIEDAEEKGLISKGTIIIEPTSGNTGIGLAMVGAAKGYEVILVMPDSLSVERRKIMTAFGAKLILTEGSKGMKESIRVAKNLQSFTPNSYMPYQFENMENPKAHYKTTGKEIYEALEGKIDIFIAGIGTGGTISGVGTYLKEKDPSIKVIGIEPYSSQTLTKGEAFPHKIQGIGAGFVPKTLDTHIYDEIMTVSNEDAYEYTKVSSKIEGIFVGISSGAALAIGIEVALKKENKDKNIVIVFPDTGERYLSSTVFND
- a CDS encoding PD-(D/E)XK nuclease family protein: MKEFVREISVFDKNTIVFSPNQLKNKILQFISETQQLYPFKFHSLFESSLSLKSDYLLFMKKHFSLDPNYSSKCVFIFDYLDVSKEYDSQKINYINSIFKELIKNDMIQFNSFQNFEQKQILFLNNCKVPFYLKKWSPVVTYLGTINKNEIILYECQSILDSQFAVFKKVTDLLSKGIMPNDIYLLNSTKEDRYQLAKLLKEANIPFYSHYKMALNQFPITISFVNKLKKASLDEAIYLLTDLIVNCSSFEKRIIKKIFDIINKYEKNEIESEIDILIFEISNASIQEPFIQGAIHFQDLSEINCDDIQNYLILNYQDQSLPLVHKDNDFLLDEEKKELNMYTSFQENELDKTHTENLINRMKNVTFFYSTTENNLNRRVAELSLSHPLITMKFEIKLTSVEYTNNFYLLHYAKQRYQKVKYSVEYEDFNRLEYEFASQYRMYNPQFRQINTKLLSSLLNNKVYLSATSLQTYYECSFHFLLDYLLKIKNYDKNINLYFGNLTHKFLELWFNDKAYELSEIENNLMSEFPEEMNYKYSLFLEIIQNELKLIRMHLINQKKHTTFLDFAFEKEYRYFFENDPRFIILGKIDKIMIHEIDNQVEVVVIDYKTGNKSFVLSDFEKGIEPQLPFYFHLLSSCKQFDKMKPVGFYYQKVNIGRYYKLKNHDPIKKTLKMNGITLTDKASVDSFDSDDNIMGVTYNKNGEFTKNNRLKNSTEFEQILSQMNQQLLEAISSIQNGKFQINPLPVEKSQHESKSCEYCPHKGICYTNTKTYSFEEQESTDEGDEFE
- a CDS encoding Hsp20/alpha crystallin family protein; translated protein: MNNIIRRRNNDLSVFDDLFGDFFTRPIFKENVSCMKTDIVEVDTGYELDVDVPGFGKEDIKISLDNGYLTVEAKREENKEEKDNHYIRRERFLGSSARTFYVGEDIAEKDIKAEYDKGILKLFVPKQGTNVKEKKYISIE
- a CDS encoding metalloregulator ArsR/SmtB family transcription factor, coding for MENFDFVNQFKALSDPTRLKIFSLLKGKTLCACQLLEDLSITQPTLSHHMKVLQQSNIVISHKNGTWNHYQINKDTLVKLEHLFSEYSQIEISEVFQNPCKKD